A single window of Grus americana isolate bGruAme1 chromosome 6, bGruAme1.mat, whole genome shotgun sequence DNA harbors:
- the LOC129207803 gene encoding uncharacterized protein LOC129207803 isoform X2, producing the protein MITESPDPHVSLLSPVGSSRAVKKGKLQPHHEKTGCNAETAGKSPSKGRCDLRKADLPPPEDSQQPTAMSMATATWEDKPSNETSSDTPPAGNTPSPSCRRSSSDIVHETTDGAKAQRECRLRPHFSDPMPTDSVKRKQLELKIAAAARQHAQKRRQERDYGPVVAKANLGHGGSFDETRRAPRGSLRSRHHWSNVSSLSTDSGIVGVNDVRDDLDPSEATRTKSADVERADSGIGQMPARKWRNRASETLSSLQAWEAHRPCTDCGERDLPAETDVQNCNQRRADLCEKCRKRRTERKESVLEFVNTEASYGEDLRIIKEEFYLPMQAAGLLSQEQLLGIFSNIQELIDLNENFLEILQEEIDQAFDQGDDDLMTVCIGEIFLEFVNMLPAFQTYCLQQSSSVNMLNALEKEKELLRIFLNVSQNDNTALRRMNLRSFLMAPLQRVTKYPLLLSRIIKATTEYHPDHGSLREAKSRIESHLEHINMKTKQEGNTWTLRSFRQDSKKKREVINIEMRETALKTVGWLREETRFVMEGSLQLAQPPDGQWVKKGSKTLKFQNMQVLLLVNMKRVSESSLESAEPGPVKDAVLVLIRDKNNGKFHLLREPLRLSNCIVSTDPDCDDTFELIEIRREAFVFRDSDRARTHHWFRQIRRYSRELGSWKKRRNALPNIMISTPHTRP; encoded by the exons ATGATCACAGAAAGTCCTGATCCTCACGTTTCTCTGCTGTCACCTGTGGGCTCCTCCAGAGCCGTGAAGAAGGGGAAACTCCAGCCCCACCATGAGAAGACTGG CTGCAATGCCGAGACTGCTGGCAAATCCCCCTCCAAGGGACGGTGTGATCTGAGGAAAGCTGATCTCCCACCTCCGGAGGACAGCCAGCAGCCCACAGCGATGTCCATGGCAACAGCGACCTGGGAAGACAAGCCAAGCAATGAGACATCCAGTGACACTCCGCCTGCAGGGAAT ACCCCCAGTCCCAGCTGCCGCCGATCCAGCTCCGACATTGTCCATGAGACCACGGATGGTGCCAAGGCCCAGCGGGAGTGCCGGCTGCGGCCGCACTTCAGTGACCCTATGCCGACAGACTCGGTGAAGAGGAAGCAGCTAGAGCTGAAGATTGCAGCTGCAGCACGGCAGCATGCACAGAAGCGCCGGCAGGAGCGAGACTACG GTCCAGTGGTAGCAAAAGCCAACCTTGGCCATGGTGGCAGCTTTGATGAGACCCGCCGTGCTCCACGTGGCTCCCTCCGCTCCAGACATCATTGGAGCAATGTCAGCAGCCTGAgcacggacagtgggattgtTGGCGTGAATGATGTCCGGGATGACCTGGATCCCAGCGAGGCCACCCGGACCAAGTCAGCAGATGTGGAGAGGGCAGATAGTGGCATTGGCCAGATGCCAGCCAGAAAGTGGAGGAACAGGGCTTCTGAAACGCTGAGCTCCCTGCAGGCCTGGGAAGCCCACCGTCCCTGCACTGACTGTGGAGAAAGGGACCTCCCGGCAGAGACAGATGTGCAGAACTGCAATCAGAGGCGGGCTGACCTCTGCGAGAAGTGCCGCAAACGCAGGACGGAGCGCAAGGAGTCTGTGCTGGAGTTTGTCAACACGGAGGCCAGCTATGGAGAGGACCTGCGCATCATCAAAGAGGAGTTCTACCTCCCCATGCAGGCGGCTGGGCTGCTGAGCCAGGAACAGCTCCTGGGCATCTTCAGCAACATCCAGGAACTCATCGACCTCAACGAGAACTTCCTGGAGATACTCCAGGAAGAGATCGATCAGGCCTTTGATCAG GGTGATGATGACCTGATGACCGTGTGCATCGGCGAAATATTTCTAGAGTTCGTCAACATGCTGCCAGCCTTTCAGACCTACTGTCTTCAGCAGTCCTCCTCTGTGAATATGCTCAACGcgctggagaaggagaaagagttGCTCAG AATATTCCTCAATGTCTCCCAGAATGACAACACAGCGCTGCGGCGGATGAACTTGAGGTCTTTCCTGATGGCTCCTTTGCAAAGAGTCACTAAGtacccactgctgctcagcagaatCATCAAGGCCACCACTGAGTACCACCCAGATCATGGCAGCCTGCGGGAGGCTAAGAGCCGCATCGAGTCCCACCTGGAGCACATCAACATGAAAACCAAGCAGGAAGGGAACACATGGACCCTCCGCTCCTTTCGCCAGGACagcaagaaaaagagggagGTCATCAACATTGAGATGAGAGAAACTGCCCTCAAAACTGTAGGTTGGCTGCGGGAAGAAACACGATTTGTGATGGAGGGGTCTCTGCAGCTGGCCCAGCCCCCTGATGGCCAGTGGGTGAAGAAAGGCAGCAAGACCCTGAAGTTCCAGAACATGCAGGTCCTCCTCCTGGTGAACATGAAGCGCGTGTCTGAGTCCAGCCTGGAGTCAGCTGAGCCAGGGCCTGTGAAGGACGCCGTGCTGGTACTCATCAGGGACAAAAATAACGGCAAGTTCCATTTGCTCAGGGAGCCCTTGAGGCTGAGTAATTGCATCGTCTCCACTGATCCTGACTGCGATGACACTTTTGAACTCATTGAGATCAGGCGGGAGGCATTTGTGTTCCGGGACAGTGACCGGGCACGGACTCACCACTGGTTCAGGCAGATCAGGCGATACTCGAGGGAGCTGGGCTCCTGGAAGAAGCGGCGGAACGCACTGCCCAACATCATGATCAGCACCCCTCACACCAGGCCCTGA
- the LOC129207803 gene encoding myosin-M heavy chain-like isoform X3, protein MSMATATWEDKPSNETSSDTPPAGNTPSPSCRRSSSDIVHETTDGAKAQRECRLRPHFSDPMPTDSVKRKQLELKIAAAARQHAQKRRQERDYGPVVAKANLGHGGSFDETRRAPRGSLRSRHHWSNVSSLSTDSGIVGVNDVRDDLDPSEATRTKSADVERADSGIGQMPARKWRNRASETLSSLQAWEAHRPCTDCGERDLPAETDVQNCNQRRADLCEKCRKRRTERKESVLEFVNTEASYGEDLRIIKEEFYLPMQAAGLLSQEQLLGIFSNIQELIDLNENFLEILQEEIDQAFDQGDDDLMTVCIGEIFLEFVNMLPAFQTYCLQQSSSVNMLNALEKEKELLRIFLNVSQNDNTALRRMNLRSFLMAPLQRVTKYPLLLSRIIKATTEYHPDHGSLREAKSRIESHLEHINMKTKQEGNTWTLRSFRQDSKKKREVINIEMRETALKTVGWLREETRFVMEGSLQLAQPPDGQWVKKGSKTLKFQNMQVLLLVNMKRVSESSLESAEPGPVKDAVLVLIRDKNNGKFHLLREPLRLSNCIVSTDPDCDDTFELIEIRREAFVFRDSDRARTHHWFRQIRRYSRELGSWKKRRNALPNIMISTPHTRP, encoded by the exons ATGTCCATGGCAACAGCGACCTGGGAAGACAAGCCAAGCAATGAGACATCCAGTGACACTCCGCCTGCAGGGAAT ACCCCCAGTCCCAGCTGCCGCCGATCCAGCTCCGACATTGTCCATGAGACCACGGATGGTGCCAAGGCCCAGCGGGAGTGCCGGCTGCGGCCGCACTTCAGTGACCCTATGCCGACAGACTCGGTGAAGAGGAAGCAGCTAGAGCTGAAGATTGCAGCTGCAGCACGGCAGCATGCACAGAAGCGCCGGCAGGAGCGAGACTACG GTCCAGTGGTAGCAAAAGCCAACCTTGGCCATGGTGGCAGCTTTGATGAGACCCGCCGTGCTCCACGTGGCTCCCTCCGCTCCAGACATCATTGGAGCAATGTCAGCAGCCTGAgcacggacagtgggattgtTGGCGTGAATGATGTCCGGGATGACCTGGATCCCAGCGAGGCCACCCGGACCAAGTCAGCAGATGTGGAGAGGGCAGATAGTGGCATTGGCCAGATGCCAGCCAGAAAGTGGAGGAACAGGGCTTCTGAAACGCTGAGCTCCCTGCAGGCCTGGGAAGCCCACCGTCCCTGCACTGACTGTGGAGAAAGGGACCTCCCGGCAGAGACAGATGTGCAGAACTGCAATCAGAGGCGGGCTGACCTCTGCGAGAAGTGCCGCAAACGCAGGACGGAGCGCAAGGAGTCTGTGCTGGAGTTTGTCAACACGGAGGCCAGCTATGGAGAGGACCTGCGCATCATCAAAGAGGAGTTCTACCTCCCCATGCAGGCGGCTGGGCTGCTGAGCCAGGAACAGCTCCTGGGCATCTTCAGCAACATCCAGGAACTCATCGACCTCAACGAGAACTTCCTGGAGATACTCCAGGAAGAGATCGATCAGGCCTTTGATCAG GGTGATGATGACCTGATGACCGTGTGCATCGGCGAAATATTTCTAGAGTTCGTCAACATGCTGCCAGCCTTTCAGACCTACTGTCTTCAGCAGTCCTCCTCTGTGAATATGCTCAACGcgctggagaaggagaaagagttGCTCAG AATATTCCTCAATGTCTCCCAGAATGACAACACAGCGCTGCGGCGGATGAACTTGAGGTCTTTCCTGATGGCTCCTTTGCAAAGAGTCACTAAGtacccactgctgctcagcagaatCATCAAGGCCACCACTGAGTACCACCCAGATCATGGCAGCCTGCGGGAGGCTAAGAGCCGCATCGAGTCCCACCTGGAGCACATCAACATGAAAACCAAGCAGGAAGGGAACACATGGACCCTCCGCTCCTTTCGCCAGGACagcaagaaaaagagggagGTCATCAACATTGAGATGAGAGAAACTGCCCTCAAAACTGTAGGTTGGCTGCGGGAAGAAACACGATTTGTGATGGAGGGGTCTCTGCAGCTGGCCCAGCCCCCTGATGGCCAGTGGGTGAAGAAAGGCAGCAAGACCCTGAAGTTCCAGAACATGCAGGTCCTCCTCCTGGTGAACATGAAGCGCGTGTCTGAGTCCAGCCTGGAGTCAGCTGAGCCAGGGCCTGTGAAGGACGCCGTGCTGGTACTCATCAGGGACAAAAATAACGGCAAGTTCCATTTGCTCAGGGAGCCCTTGAGGCTGAGTAATTGCATCGTCTCCACTGATCCTGACTGCGATGACACTTTTGAACTCATTGAGATCAGGCGGGAGGCATTTGTGTTCCGGGACAGTGACCGGGCACGGACTCACCACTGGTTCAGGCAGATCAGGCGATACTCGAGGGAGCTGGGCTCCTGGAAGAAGCGGCGGAACGCACTGCCCAACATCATGATCAGCACCCCTCACACCAGGCCCTGA
- the LOC129207803 gene encoding uncharacterized protein LOC129207803 isoform X1, which yields MTYISVDERQEHCRVILSCQNNQLYAQHGLKDFLVSSMHPLKNIDTQIFSGDFHTLDSCHTGKAPLASPVENRMYRSVENLHWATVADSGLYSHCRSLDNEIIFRYGGTSQWTEGCVDVPPLQSTSDSLRNLSLHTKQTSRSAQNVLLPPFARVPQWLFPSAEEKALHKDAKKELKEKLRLHSSKVAEPCKPVRPQAPLPDLMAQEFFECQMCRQYKNGCAVNCCTVLVEHTALRRSLTGRQRLCLAHSIISPEDIKQEAQRRLQLRRQNSSPNLPLQHAGESREMAKSRTAEALEQYSGETDVKATLGQSKKGRCKGRLYIPTFEEFKQMRSKEANSSASSSGPAECLNKGLPVNQTLEEENNKKVCPEALGTKAVNEGAVTAEDDDDVFHENHTSTGFSQHPDTWDGFRMSSPEVKDRTNQISSLNRSLVPICSSPIPRSPLQAVAIHRAGQEIFSDEQQKGETRQLNDVLHLAGQSLASEAQSSCCSSLLLEATDLSSYGAKLQKMKDEFIGSALELIKKSCNAETAGKSPSKGRCDLRKADLPPPEDSQQPTAMSMATATWEDKPSNETSSDTPPAGNTPSPSCRRSSSDIVHETTDGAKAQRECRLRPHFSDPMPTDSVKRKQLELKIAAAARQHAQKRRQERDYGPVVAKANLGHGGSFDETRRAPRGSLRSRHHWSNVSSLSTDSGIVGVNDVRDDLDPSEATRTKSADVERADSGIGQMPARKWRNRASETLSSLQAWEAHRPCTDCGERDLPAETDVQNCNQRRADLCEKCRKRRTERKESVLEFVNTEASYGEDLRIIKEEFYLPMQAAGLLSQEQLLGIFSNIQELIDLNENFLEILQEEIDQAFDQGDDDLMTVCIGEIFLEFVNMLPAFQTYCLQQSSSVNMLNALEKEKELLRIFLNVSQNDNTALRRMNLRSFLMAPLQRVTKYPLLLSRIIKATTEYHPDHGSLREAKSRIESHLEHINMKTKQEGNTWTLRSFRQDSKKKREVINIEMRETALKTVGWLREETRFVMEGSLQLAQPPDGQWVKKGSKTLKFQNMQVLLLVNMKRVSESSLESAEPGPVKDAVLVLIRDKNNGKFHLLREPLRLSNCIVSTDPDCDDTFELIEIRREAFVFRDSDRARTHHWFRQIRRYSRELGSWKKRRNALPNIMISTPHTRP from the exons ATGACATACATCAGTGTTGATGAGAGACAGGAACACTGCCGGGTGATCTTGAGCTGCCAAAATAATCAGCTCTATGCACAACATGGCTTAAAGGATTTTTTGGTTAGCAGCATGCATCCACTAAAGAACATAGATACTCAGATTTTTTCTGGGGACTTCCACACTCTAGACTCCTGCCACACGGGCAAGGCACCTTTGGCCAGTCCTGTGGAAAACCGGATGTATCGGAGCGTGGAGAACCTTCACTGGGCAACAGTTGCTGACTCGGGGCTGTATTCTCACTGCCGGAGCCTGGATAATGAGATCATCTTTCGCTATGGAGGCACCAGTCAGTGGACAGAAGGCTGTGTGGATGTGCCCCCACTACAGAGCACATCAGACTCCCTGAGAAACCTTTCTCTCCATACTAAACAGACATCTCGATCAGCACAGAATGTGCTTCTCCCTCCCTTTGCCAGAGTGCCTCAGtggcttttcccttctgcagaggagaaagcCCTACACAAGGATGCCAAGAAAGAGCtgaaggagaaactgaggcTGCACAGCAGTAAGGTGGCAGAGCCCTGCAAGCCAGTGCGTCCACAGGCACCCCTCCCTGACCTGATGGCCCAGGAGTTTTTTGAATGCCAGATGTGCCGGCAGTACAAGAACGGTTGTGCTGTCAACTGCTGCACAGTGTTGGTGGAACACACTGCTCTCAGGCGCAGCCTCACAGGGAGGCAGAGACTGTGTTTGGCACACAGCATCATCAGCCCAGAAGACATCAAGCAGGAGGCTCAGAGGAGGCTTCAGCTCCGAAGGCAGAATAGCTCCCCCAATTTACCCCTTCAGCATGCTGGGGAAAGCCGTGAGATGGCCAAATCCAGAACAGCAGAAGCCCTGGAACAATATAGTGGGGAAACAGATGTCAAAGCGACTTTGGGACAGAGCAAGAAAGGCCGCTGCAAAGGGAGGCTCTACATACCCACCTTTGAGGAATTCAAGCAAATGAGAAGTAAGGAGGCAAATTCTTCTGCTAGCAGCAGTGGGCCAGCAGAGTGCTTGAATAAGGGTCTGCCTGTGAACCAGAccctggaggaggagaacaatAAGAAAGTCTGTCCAGAAGCTCTGGGGACCAAAGCTGTGAATGAAGGTGCTGTCACAGCGGAGGATGACGATGATGTGTTCCATGAAAACCACACCTCAACTGGCTTTTCCCAACATCCAGACACATGGGATGGTTTCAGAATGAGCAGCCCTGAGGTGAAGGACAGAACCAACCAGATCTCCAGCCTCAATAGATCCCTGGTCCCCATTTGCTCTAGCCCTATTCCACGATCACCTTTGCAGGCAGTAGCAATAcacagagctgggcaggagaTCTTCAGTGatgagcagcagaaaggagagacaAGACAATTAAATGATGTCCTCCACCTTGCAGGGCAGTCGCTGGCTTCTGAAGCACAGTCCTCTTGCTGTTCATCGCTACTGTTAGAAGCCACAGACTTATCCAGCTATGGAGCTAAGCTACAAAAGATGAAGGATGAATTCATAGGTTCAGCCCTGGAACTTATTAAGAAAAG CTGCAATGCCGAGACTGCTGGCAAATCCCCCTCCAAGGGACGGTGTGATCTGAGGAAAGCTGATCTCCCACCTCCGGAGGACAGCCAGCAGCCCACAGCGATGTCCATGGCAACAGCGACCTGGGAAGACAAGCCAAGCAATGAGACATCCAGTGACACTCCGCCTGCAGGGAAT ACCCCCAGTCCCAGCTGCCGCCGATCCAGCTCCGACATTGTCCATGAGACCACGGATGGTGCCAAGGCCCAGCGGGAGTGCCGGCTGCGGCCGCACTTCAGTGACCCTATGCCGACAGACTCGGTGAAGAGGAAGCAGCTAGAGCTGAAGATTGCAGCTGCAGCACGGCAGCATGCACAGAAGCGCCGGCAGGAGCGAGACTACG GTCCAGTGGTAGCAAAAGCCAACCTTGGCCATGGTGGCAGCTTTGATGAGACCCGCCGTGCTCCACGTGGCTCCCTCCGCTCCAGACATCATTGGAGCAATGTCAGCAGCCTGAgcacggacagtgggattgtTGGCGTGAATGATGTCCGGGATGACCTGGATCCCAGCGAGGCCACCCGGACCAAGTCAGCAGATGTGGAGAGGGCAGATAGTGGCATTGGCCAGATGCCAGCCAGAAAGTGGAGGAACAGGGCTTCTGAAACGCTGAGCTCCCTGCAGGCCTGGGAAGCCCACCGTCCCTGCACTGACTGTGGAGAAAGGGACCTCCCGGCAGAGACAGATGTGCAGAACTGCAATCAGAGGCGGGCTGACCTCTGCGAGAAGTGCCGCAAACGCAGGACGGAGCGCAAGGAGTCTGTGCTGGAGTTTGTCAACACGGAGGCCAGCTATGGAGAGGACCTGCGCATCATCAAAGAGGAGTTCTACCTCCCCATGCAGGCGGCTGGGCTGCTGAGCCAGGAACAGCTCCTGGGCATCTTCAGCAACATCCAGGAACTCATCGACCTCAACGAGAACTTCCTGGAGATACTCCAGGAAGAGATCGATCAGGCCTTTGATCAG GGTGATGATGACCTGATGACCGTGTGCATCGGCGAAATATTTCTAGAGTTCGTCAACATGCTGCCAGCCTTTCAGACCTACTGTCTTCAGCAGTCCTCCTCTGTGAATATGCTCAACGcgctggagaaggagaaagagttGCTCAG AATATTCCTCAATGTCTCCCAGAATGACAACACAGCGCTGCGGCGGATGAACTTGAGGTCTTTCCTGATGGCTCCTTTGCAAAGAGTCACTAAGtacccactgctgctcagcagaatCATCAAGGCCACCACTGAGTACCACCCAGATCATGGCAGCCTGCGGGAGGCTAAGAGCCGCATCGAGTCCCACCTGGAGCACATCAACATGAAAACCAAGCAGGAAGGGAACACATGGACCCTCCGCTCCTTTCGCCAGGACagcaagaaaaagagggagGTCATCAACATTGAGATGAGAGAAACTGCCCTCAAAACTGTAGGTTGGCTGCGGGAAGAAACACGATTTGTGATGGAGGGGTCTCTGCAGCTGGCCCAGCCCCCTGATGGCCAGTGGGTGAAGAAAGGCAGCAAGACCCTGAAGTTCCAGAACATGCAGGTCCTCCTCCTGGTGAACATGAAGCGCGTGTCTGAGTCCAGCCTGGAGTCAGCTGAGCCAGGGCCTGTGAAGGACGCCGTGCTGGTACTCATCAGGGACAAAAATAACGGCAAGTTCCATTTGCTCAGGGAGCCCTTGAGGCTGAGTAATTGCATCGTCTCCACTGATCCTGACTGCGATGACACTTTTGAACTCATTGAGATCAGGCGGGAGGCATTTGTGTTCCGGGACAGTGACCGGGCACGGACTCACCACTGGTTCAGGCAGATCAGGCGATACTCGAGGGAGCTGGGCTCCTGGAAGAAGCGGCGGAACGCACTGCCCAACATCATGATCAGCACCCCTCACACCAGGCCCTGA